A single genomic interval of Armigeres subalbatus isolate Guangzhou_Male chromosome 1, GZ_Asu_2, whole genome shotgun sequence harbors:
- the LOC134225513 gene encoding uncharacterized protein LOC134225513, protein MCTAALFPEASWKVLDTGNGGNHYLSVETCLNLTRANREVRYIYNRKRIHEEISQLDNTTIRRVEDLIDNVKRISEKHKKKDVRKPKFWWSEDVDIAWKEKSEARKNFNNTSSEVNLIEFKRKAAIFQRKKRQEILKKLQEFPEEVTPFTDRKTT, encoded by the exons ATGTGTACAGCAGCTCTTTTTCCAGAAGCGTCCTGGAAAGTACTGGACACTGGCAACGGAGGCAACCACTACCTATCTGTTGAAACGTGCCTCAACTTAACACGTGCCAATCGAGAGGTAAGGTACATATACAACCGAAAACGAATCCATGAAGAAATATCACAATTGGACAATACGACGATAAGGCGAGTGGAAGATTTGATAGACAACGTGAAGCGAATTTCGGAAAAACACAAAAAGAAGGATGTACGGAAGCCAAAATTCTGGTGGAGCGAAGACGTTGATATAGCCTGGAAGGAGAAGAGTGAAGCacggaaaaatttcaataacACGTCCAGTGAAGTTAATTTGATCGAATTTAAGAGAAAAGCAGCCATTTTCCAACGAAAGAAGCGACAGGAGATACTTAAGAAATTGCAGGAGTTTCCGGAAGAAGTAACCCCGTTCACCGA TCGCAAAACAACGTAG
- the LOC134225500 gene encoding protein phosphatase 1 regulatory subunit 21, translated as MEPENSSKYQKLAAEYSKLRAKASVLRQAVIDEQNKSSALRESLKEREANLRKSVQEVDSLGFRNKQLERKVASLQQDLEELKKVNTKGQKSKNVSINDSITCPADAHVIKEDLAKKIMENSQLMMQIDDRNAEIKQCQVRMDGLNRELQQQAAVEQKLRKEMEALALRNTELEAKISEAASTIGSEDGLSVTADMENHYNSNSNHFSSTSSQAAGSGANGNGHHNNHGASAGGGGNCDDRIVFLEKELSHWRAQYELLKIESTSQWGTSVVEEARHISSKKELEFPQEGAEKNSEDNQIQSEQQLREKKLTDCFTKSIGNLFHDKCRAESKLASHLLESQRLQSHLDIMKNRLKEGEETIHHKEHRYHIIEDELARTRLNYEEQISVLTEQVVSLSEQLASCK; from the exons ATGGAACCGGAAAACTCCAGCAAGTATCAAAAGTTGGCTGCTGAATATTCAAAG CTACGAGCAAAGGCCAGCGTTTTAAGGCAAGCTGTAATCGATGAACAGAACAAGAGTTCGGCTTTACGCGAATCACTCAAGGAAAGGGAAGCAAACCTACGCAAATCGGTCCAAGAGGTGGACAGTTTGGGCTTTCGAAACAAGCAACTGGAACGAAAGGTGGCATCCCTCCAACAGGACCTGGAAGAGTTGAAAAAGGTCAACACCAAAGGGCAAAAGTCCAAGAACGTCAGCATCAACGATTCGATCACATGCCCTGCAGACGCGCATGTGATAAAGGAGGATCTGGCGAAAAAGATCATGGAGAACTCGCAACTGATGATGCAAATAGATGATCGGAATGCCGAGATCAAGCAGTGTCAGGTGCGGATGGACGGTCTAAATAGGGAACTACAGCAGCAGGCTGCGGTGGAACAAAAACTGAGGAAGGAAATGGAAGCGCTTGCATTGCGCAACACCGAATTGGAGGCGAAGATTTCCGAGGCTGCCAGCACG aTTGGAAGCGAAGACGGACTGAGCGTGACGGCCGACATGGAGAACCACTACAATAGCAATAGCAATCACTTCAGTAGCACTTCGAGTCAAGCGGCCGGAAGTGGAGCGAACGGCAACGGGCATCACAACAATCACGGTGCATCCGCTGGTGGCGGTGGAAACTGTGATGATAGAATAGTATTCCTCGAGAAAGAACTGAGCCACTGGCGGGCGCAGTACGAGCTACTCAAAATCGAAAGCACTAGTCAGTGGGGGACGTCGGTGGTGGAGGAGGCGCGGCATATCTCGTCCAAGAAGGAgctggaatttccacaggaaggGGCGGAAAA GAACTCGGAGGACAATCAGATTCAGAGCGAACAACAGCTGCGGGAGAAAAAGTTAACGGACTGTTTTACCAAGAGCATAGGAAATCTGTTCCATGACAAGTGCCGAGCGGAATCCAAACTGGCGTCACATTTACTAGAG TCTCAAAGACTACAATCTCATTTGGATATTATGAAGAACCGACTGAAAGAAGGCGAAGAAACCATTCACCACAAGGAGCACCGATACCACATAATCGAAGATGAACTC GCCCGCACCCGCCTCAACTACGAAGAACAAATAAGCGTCCTCACCGAACAGGTGGTAAGCCTAAGCGAGCAGTTAGCTAGCTGCAAATGA
- the LOC134225501 gene encoding pre-mRNA-splicing factor ISY1 homolog: MARNAEKAMTTLARWRAAKEAETGKNERRPYLASECKDLPKCEKWRLEIIREISKKVAQIQNAGLGEFRIRDLNDEINKLLREKRHWENQISDLGGPHYRRYGPKMFDAEGREVPGNRGYKYFGAAKDLPGVRELFEQEPPPPPKKTRAELMKDIDADYYGYRDDDDGILLPLEEKAEKVAIQKAVEEWKQNRATGESKEVEPEEDIYGSDARISGDADEKQAHQQKDDPMGLLGPRFTAHVPVPSQKDIEAALLRKRKLELMKKYGIEDDEDM, encoded by the exons ATG GCACGCAACGCAGAAAAGGCTAT GACCACATTGGCACGATGGAGAGCTGCCAAGGAAGCTGAAACTGGTAAAAATGAGCGACGTCCTTATTTGGCCTCGGAGTGCAAGGATTTGCCAAAGTGTGAGAAATGGCGTTTGGAGATCATACGAGAGATATCCAAAAAGGTGGCTCAAATTCAGAATG CGGGTTTGGGTGAGTTCCGTATTCGAGATCTGAATGATGAAATCAACAAGCTGCTGCGAGAGAAACGCCACTGGGAGAATCAGATCTCGGACCTGGGAGGACCACATTACCGTCGGTATGGGCCGAAGATGTTCGACGCCGAGGGCAGAGAAGTGCCCGGTAACCGAGGATATAAGTACTTCGGAGCGGCAAAAGATTTACCGGGGGTGCGTGAGTTGTTCGAGCAAGAACCTCCACCGCCACCGAAGAAGACCCGGGCCGAACTGATGAAGGACATCGATGCGGACTACTACGGCTACCGGGATGACGATGATGGGATTTTGCTTCCGCTGGAGGAGAAAGCGGAAAAGGTCGCCATCCAGAAAGCCGTAGAGGAATGGAAACAGAATCGAGCCACCGGGGAGTCCAAAGAGGTGGAACCGGAGGAGGACATCTATGGGTCGGATGCGCGAATTAGTGGGGACGCGGACGAGAAGCAGGCGCATCAGCAGAAGGACGATCCGATGGGGCTGTTGGGGCCACGATTTACGGCGCACGTTCCCGTGCCCAGTCAGAAGGATATTGAGGCGGCATTGTTGAGGAAGCGAAAATTGGAACTGATGAAGAAGTACGGCATAGAGGATGATGAGGATATGTGA